One genomic segment of Amycolatopsis sp. WQ 127309 includes these proteins:
- a CDS encoding AraC family transcriptional regulator produces MDLLSDAIAAMRIGQPTSNRLRAGSTWCYRFAPYEGAGFHVLLRGSGWLVPSSGEPVPLGAGDVVLVPHGSAHTLSSAPDAAGAVPFETAVPEPDGRTEFLCGKYRLDRARQHPVLAALPEVVHLPARIGHHPELRAAIDLLGGEVAASRPGRDTVVTGLLDLLLVYLVRAWLASTEHPGWPEALRDREIAAALAALHENPAAPWRIEDLAARVGLSRATLARRFTALTGRPPMAYLTWWRMTTAARLLQDTDLPLPSIASKIGYGSPFTFSHAFKRQFEVAPGTYRSSSGRK; encoded by the coding sequence GTGGACCTCCTGAGCGACGCGATCGCCGCGATGCGGATCGGGCAGCCGACGTCGAACCGCCTGCGCGCCGGCTCGACGTGGTGCTACCGCTTCGCGCCGTACGAGGGCGCGGGGTTCCACGTGCTGCTGCGGGGGAGCGGCTGGCTGGTCCCTTCGTCCGGCGAGCCGGTGCCCCTGGGCGCGGGCGACGTGGTCCTGGTCCCGCACGGCAGCGCCCACACGCTGTCGTCCGCCCCGGACGCCGCCGGCGCGGTGCCGTTCGAGACGGCGGTGCCCGAGCCGGACGGCCGCACGGAGTTCCTGTGCGGCAAGTACCGCCTGGACCGCGCGCGGCAGCACCCGGTGCTCGCGGCCCTCCCGGAGGTCGTCCACCTCCCCGCGAGGATCGGCCACCACCCGGAGCTGCGGGCGGCGATCGACCTGCTGGGCGGCGAGGTTGCGGCGTCCCGCCCCGGCCGGGACACCGTGGTGACGGGCCTGCTGGACCTGCTGCTGGTGTACCTGGTCCGGGCCTGGCTGGCTTCGACGGAGCACCCGGGCTGGCCGGAAGCCTTGCGGGACCGCGAGATCGCGGCCGCACTGGCGGCGTTGCACGAGAATCCCGCGGCCCCGTGGCGCATCGAGGACCTCGCGGCCCGGGTCGGCCTGTCGCGCGCAACACTGGCCCGCCGCTTCACGGCGTTGACGGGCCGCCCCCCGATGGCGTACTTGACGTGGTGGCGCATGACCACGGCGGCCCGGCTGCTGCAGGACACGGACCTGCCGCTGCCGTCGATCGCGTCGAAGATCGGTTACGGCTCGCCGTTCACCTTCTCGCACGCGTTCAAACGCCAGTTCGAAGTCGCGCCCGGCACATACCGCTCGAGCTCCGGTCGTAAATGA
- a CDS encoding MBL fold metallo-hydrolase — MQIGDVEVLKVVEWQGEIAPLRTIVPDSPAGLRRDNASWLSPDHWHPETDGYHAAVQTWVLRSEGKVVLVDTGVGDDRQRPQIPLFDHLKTGFLDRLAEAGVRADDVDVVVNTHIHYDHVGWNTLLRNDEWVPAFPNATYVIPRADQTYFDPRNAHRRPAPRTEQEQLRRDGSLLVYADSIAPVLGRAVLWETSHRIDGNLTLEPAPGHTPGSALVRLTSGADRAVFVGDLLHSPVQILDPRHSSCFCEDPRQAAATRRSVLERAADNRELVVPAHFAGPGAAEIRRDGSHFAIHRWADTVAECRN; from the coding sequence ATGCAGATCGGTGACGTCGAAGTGCTCAAGGTCGTCGAGTGGCAGGGCGAGATCGCCCCGCTGCGGACCATCGTGCCGGACAGCCCGGCCGGACTCCGGCGGGACAACGCATCCTGGCTCTCCCCCGACCACTGGCACCCGGAGACCGACGGCTACCACGCCGCCGTCCAGACGTGGGTGCTGCGCAGCGAGGGGAAAGTCGTCCTCGTCGACACCGGCGTCGGCGACGACCGGCAGCGGCCGCAGATCCCGCTGTTCGACCACCTGAAGACCGGCTTCCTGGACCGCCTCGCCGAAGCCGGGGTGCGGGCCGACGACGTCGACGTCGTCGTCAACACCCACATCCACTACGACCACGTCGGCTGGAACACCCTGCTGCGCAACGACGAGTGGGTGCCGGCCTTTCCCAACGCCACCTACGTGATCCCCCGCGCCGACCAGACGTACTTCGACCCGCGCAACGCCCACCGCCGCCCGGCGCCGCGCACCGAGCAGGAGCAGTTGCGCCGCGACGGCAGCCTTCTCGTCTACGCCGACAGCATCGCCCCGGTCCTCGGCCGGGCCGTGCTGTGGGAGACGAGCCACCGCATCGACGGCAACCTCACGCTCGAGCCGGCGCCCGGCCACACGCCCGGCTCGGCGCTCGTGCGCCTGACGTCCGGTGCGGACCGCGCCGTGTTCGTCGGCGACCTGCTGCACAGCCCGGTGCAGATCCTCGATCCCCGCCACAGCAGCTGCTTCTGCGAAGACCCGCGCCAGGCCGCCGCCACTCGCCGGAGCGTGCTCGAACGCGCGGCCGACAACCGGGAACTCGTTGTGCCGGCGCACTTCGCGGGCCCCGGCGCGGCCGAGATCCGCCGCGACGGCAGTCACTTCGCGATCCACCGCTGGGCGGATACGGTCGCGGAGTGCCGGAACTGA
- a CDS encoding GNAT family N-acetyltransferase, translated as MPELITPTADRRTAWLDAHAEWGPGRHEDGFGLLPADEVATPAGFAAWLTRLTTDESTEYWWIVDGERVLGGIALRRRDAGAGHIGYGVRPSARRRGLAGWALARVLDEARARGMPEVVLVCEPGNVASAKTIERHGGVREDGSWRYRVTLVPVEKL; from the coding sequence GTGCCGGAACTGATCACGCCCACCGCGGACCGTCGCACCGCCTGGCTGGACGCGCACGCCGAGTGGGGCCCCGGCCGCCACGAGGACGGCTTCGGGCTGCTCCCCGCCGACGAGGTCGCGACGCCAGCCGGATTCGCGGCCTGGCTGACGCGGCTGACGACCGACGAGTCCACCGAGTACTGGTGGATCGTCGACGGCGAGCGCGTGCTCGGCGGGATCGCGCTGCGCCGCCGGGACGCGGGTGCCGGGCACATCGGCTACGGCGTCCGGCCGTCCGCGCGCCGGCGTGGGCTCGCGGGCTGGGCCCTGGCCCGCGTGCTCGACGAGGCGCGCGCCCGCGGGATGCCCGAGGTGGTCCTCGTCTGCGAGCCGGGCAACGTCGCCTCGGCGAAGACCATCGAGCGGCACGGCGGCGTCCGCGAAGACGGGTCGTGGCGGTACCGCGTCACCCTGGTTCCTGTCGAAAAGCTGTGA
- a CDS encoding YggT family protein, with translation MGALGTLLGFALTLYMLVLIARMVLDWVGMVADSPPWTRRARGLAYAATEPVIGPVRRVVRPVRLGGISLDLAFTLVFVAVLVLRSIAFSL, from the coding sequence ATGGGTGCGTTGGGGACGTTGCTGGGGTTCGCGCTGACCCTGTACATGCTCGTGCTGATCGCGCGGATGGTGCTGGACTGGGTCGGCATGGTGGCCGACAGCCCGCCGTGGACCCGGCGGGCTCGCGGGCTGGCCTACGCGGCGACCGAGCCCGTGATCGGGCCGGTGCGACGGGTGGTGCGGCCGGTGCGGCTCGGCGGGATCTCGCTCGATCTGGCCTTCACGCTGGTGTTCGTCGCCGTGCTGGTGCTGCGGTCAATCGCCTTCAGCCTGTAG
- a CDS encoding TetR/AcrR family transcriptional regulator, whose product MDRSAAGRIQEDADEAVEARILDAAAHLIAEDGFGRMKLGGVCARSGYAKSVIYQHFGDKDGLGGKLVEYAVEEFTDAYSEAVAARTGSATATPMDMLRALLDIIFELITTMPTLNHAFLALWGDASAESSAMRAALTEADRRFRFAIAQTVASGVADGSITGVRDADAYASALLAQLRGISMQALIDPDGIDLRGVRAELERGVDRLSASFRGTLQAEGD is encoded by the coding sequence GTGGACCGTTCCGCCGCAGGCCGGATCCAGGAAGACGCCGACGAGGCCGTCGAGGCGCGCATTCTGGACGCCGCCGCGCACCTCATCGCCGAGGACGGCTTCGGCCGGATGAAGCTCGGCGGTGTCTGCGCGCGCTCGGGGTACGCGAAGTCCGTGATCTACCAGCACTTCGGCGACAAGGACGGCCTCGGCGGCAAGCTGGTCGAGTACGCCGTCGAAGAGTTCACCGACGCCTACAGCGAAGCGGTGGCGGCCCGGACCGGGTCCGCCACCGCGACGCCGATGGACATGCTGCGGGCGCTGCTGGACATCATCTTCGAGCTCATCACGACGATGCCGACGCTCAACCACGCGTTCCTGGCCCTCTGGGGTGACGCGTCCGCGGAGAGCTCGGCCATGCGCGCCGCCCTCACCGAGGCCGACCGCCGGTTCCGCTTCGCCATCGCCCAGACCGTCGCCAGCGGCGTCGCGGACGGCAGCATCACCGGCGTCCGGGACGCCGACGCGTACGCGTCCGCCCTGCTCGCCCAGCTGCGCGGGATCTCGATGCAGGCCCTGATCGACCCGGACGGCATCGACCTGCGCGGCGTCCGCGCCGAGCTGGAGCGCGGCGTCGACCGGCTGTCCGCGAGCTTCCGCGGCACGCTACAGGCTGAAGGCGATTGA
- a CDS encoding FAD-dependent monooxygenase — MTAKTVLVSGASIAGPSAAYWLHRSGYRVTVVETAPELRPGGQAVDFRGEQVKLLAAMGVLGDVRRFETAMGEQTVLGLDGKPQLSVPGAAWSGEVEILRGDLARVLYEHTQDYTEYVFGDRVTSLTEHADGVEVTFRRGAPRKFDLVVGADGVHSGVRAAAFGPERDFRRDLGFGIAGFTAPNHLGLDHTSVLYNEPGRGLMVGSHRHADRLHVGLVFAADDVEFRRRTADEQRALVARLFADTGWETAKLLEALPAADDLYVDSISQIHLDRWSTGRVVLLGDAAWCAGPGGSGTGLAMMGAQVLAGELAAAGGDHTAAFAKYEERLRKPAAVGQKNGKGSGNFLAPRTTKKIRNRNRAYKMLSTRLFGGIFLRMTDRAANALEYREYPLLTSA, encoded by the coding sequence ATGACCGCCAAGACCGTGCTCGTGTCCGGGGCCAGCATCGCCGGCCCGTCCGCGGCCTACTGGCTGCACCGCAGCGGCTACCGCGTCACCGTCGTCGAGACCGCGCCGGAGCTGCGGCCCGGCGGCCAGGCCGTCGACTTCCGGGGTGAGCAGGTGAAGCTGCTGGCCGCGATGGGCGTCCTCGGCGACGTGCGCCGGTTCGAGACGGCGATGGGTGAGCAGACCGTGCTCGGCCTCGACGGGAAGCCGCAGCTGAGCGTGCCCGGCGCCGCGTGGAGCGGCGAGGTCGAGATCCTGCGCGGTGACCTCGCCCGCGTCCTGTACGAGCACACCCAGGACTACACCGAGTACGTCTTCGGCGACCGCGTCACGAGCCTGACCGAACACGCGGACGGCGTCGAGGTCACCTTCCGGCGCGGGGCGCCGCGGAAGTTCGACCTGGTCGTCGGGGCCGACGGCGTGCACTCGGGGGTGCGGGCCGCCGCGTTCGGCCCGGAGCGGGACTTCCGCCGCGACCTCGGTTTCGGCATCGCCGGATTCACCGCGCCCAACCACCTCGGGCTCGACCACACGAGCGTGCTCTACAACGAGCCCGGCCGCGGCCTGATGGTCGGCAGCCACCGGCACGCCGACCGGCTGCACGTCGGGCTGGTCTTCGCCGCCGACGACGTCGAGTTCCGCCGCCGCACCGCCGACGAGCAGCGGGCGCTCGTCGCGCGGCTGTTCGCGGACACCGGCTGGGAGACGGCGAAGCTGCTCGAAGCGCTGCCCGCGGCCGACGACCTCTACGTCGACTCGATCAGCCAGATCCACCTGGACCGCTGGTCGACGGGCCGGGTCGTGCTGCTCGGCGACGCCGCGTGGTGCGCCGGGCCGGGCGGGTCCGGCACCGGGCTGGCGATGATGGGCGCCCAGGTGCTGGCCGGGGAGCTCGCGGCGGCCGGCGGCGACCACACGGCGGCGTTCGCGAAGTACGAGGAGCGGCTGCGCAAACCCGCCGCGGTCGGGCAGAAGAACGGCAAGGGCTCGGGCAACTTCCTCGCGCCGCGCACGACCAAGAAGATCCGCAACCGCAACCGCGCCTACAAGATGCTGAGCACGCGGCTGTTCGGTGGCATCTTCCTGCGGATGACCGACCGGGCGGCCAACGCGCTGGAGTACCGCGAATACCCGCTGCTCACATCGGCGTGA
- a CDS encoding MlaD family protein, which yields MSIRRADAAPVRTALAGLAVLTLGVVTAMNARSLPVIGDGTTYSAEFGEAAGLFAGNDVRIAGVRVGRVSDIRLAGDHVLVSFQAKGAWLGDTTSAAIRLKTVLGQKFLALDPQGDATLDPDEPIPRSRTTVPYDVLAAFGRLSSTVDRIDTAQLAKSFDTLSATLANTPQDVRAALTGLSRLSDTLAARDGRLSTLLANTRTVSQTLVDRDAALLDGSRQLATELSGLIEDDEGQLGPLLTQLDQLTSMLQRNQDALAAGIRGFAPLVRLGVNLSGNGRWLDGYLCGLLLPSFGPLNQEGCYG from the coding sequence ATGTCAATACGCCGGGCCGACGCCGCCCCGGTCCGGACGGCGCTCGCCGGCCTGGCGGTGCTGACCCTGGGCGTGGTGACCGCGATGAACGCCCGGTCCCTGCCGGTGATCGGCGACGGGACCACGTATTCCGCCGAGTTCGGCGAAGCCGCGGGCCTGTTCGCGGGCAACGACGTCCGGATCGCCGGTGTGCGGGTCGGCCGCGTCTCGGACATCCGGCTGGCCGGCGACCACGTCCTGGTGTCGTTCCAGGCGAAGGGCGCGTGGCTGGGCGACACGACGAGCGCGGCGATCCGGCTGAAAACCGTGCTGGGCCAGAAGTTCCTGGCCCTCGACCCGCAGGGCGACGCCACGCTCGACCCGGACGAGCCGATCCCCCGCTCGCGGACGACCGTCCCGTACGACGTCCTCGCCGCGTTCGGCCGGCTTTCGTCCACTGTGGACAGAATCGACACCGCGCAGCTGGCGAAGAGTTTCGACACGCTGTCCGCGACGCTCGCGAACACCCCGCAGGACGTCCGCGCCGCGCTCACGGGACTGTCGCGGCTCTCGGACACGCTCGCCGCGCGCGACGGCCGGCTCTCGACGTTGCTCGCCAACACCCGGACCGTGTCGCAGACGCTCGTCGACCGCGACGCCGCCCTGCTCGACGGTTCGCGGCAGCTCGCGACCGAGCTGTCCGGGCTGATCGAGGACGACGAAGGGCAGCTCGGGCCGCTGCTCACCCAGCTCGACCAGCTGACGTCGATGCTGCAGCGCAACCAGGACGCGCTCGCCGCCGGGATCCGCGGGTTCGCGCCGCTGGTCCGCCTCGGCGTCAACCTCTCCGGCAACGGCCGGTGGCTCGACGGTTACCTGTGCGGGCTGCTGCTGCCGTCGTTCGGTCCGCTGAACCAGGAAGGCTGCTACGGCTGA
- a CDS encoding YciI family protein, translating into MRYLLLLAGDESAEAAAGPEMAQRCHEWGAELARRGIRQTGTGLRPPAEAKTLRVRDGDVLLTDGPFAETKEQIGGYVILDCPDHETAVEVASRHPWAEAGALELRRIADGPPTPS; encoded by the coding sequence ATGCGATACCTGCTCCTGCTCGCCGGTGACGAATCCGCGGAGGCGGCCGCCGGCCCCGAGATGGCTCAGCGCTGCCACGAATGGGGCGCCGAGCTGGCGCGGCGCGGGATCCGGCAGACCGGCACGGGCCTGCGTCCGCCGGCCGAAGCGAAGACGCTGCGGGTGCGCGACGGCGACGTCCTGCTCACCGACGGCCCGTTCGCCGAGACCAAGGAGCAGATCGGCGGCTACGTCATCCTCGACTGCCCGGACCACGAGACGGCCGTCGAGGTCGCGTCGCGGCACCCGTGGGCCGAGGCCGGCGCGCTCGAACTGCGCCGGATCGCCGACGGACCGCCTACACCTTCGTGA
- a CDS encoding class I SAM-dependent methyltransferase, whose protein sequence is MNQTESPSSAAKTLRRTLGRLLFRVASKVHDPYTDQLNRMRTELREEIVRQGDRLLDRVVEFEIRSRRDIVYAGDQDAALESNVFAREHLVGAPHFGRPKQTLEYALSLAPQGGMALEFGVASGNTLRTITRARNSEQVYGFDSFDGLPEAWLNGMPAGAFARDDLPDVPGAELVVGLFADSLPGFLDGHPGHVDFLHVDGDLYSSAKTVLDLCGPRLHAGSIVHFDEFFNFPGWKRHEYRAWTEYVERTGVEFEYVAYTYNDNQVTVKITKV, encoded by the coding sequence ATGAACCAGACGGAAAGCCCTTCGTCCGCAGCGAAAACCTTGAGGCGCACGCTGGGCAGGCTGTTGTTCCGGGTGGCCTCGAAAGTGCACGACCCGTACACCGATCAGCTGAACCGGATGCGCACGGAACTGCGTGAGGAGATCGTCCGCCAGGGTGACCGGCTCCTCGATCGGGTGGTGGAGTTCGAGATCCGCAGCCGCCGCGACATCGTCTACGCCGGCGACCAGGACGCCGCGCTGGAGAGCAACGTCTTCGCCCGCGAGCACTTGGTCGGCGCCCCGCACTTCGGCCGTCCGAAGCAGACACTCGAGTACGCGCTTTCCCTGGCGCCGCAAGGCGGAATGGCACTGGAGTTCGGCGTCGCGTCCGGCAACACGCTGCGCACGATCACCCGCGCTCGCAACAGCGAGCAGGTCTACGGCTTCGACTCGTTCGACGGCCTGCCCGAGGCGTGGCTCAACGGCATGCCCGCCGGCGCGTTCGCCCGCGACGACCTGCCGGACGTCCCGGGCGCCGAGCTGGTCGTCGGCCTGTTCGCCGACAGCCTCCCCGGGTTTCTGGACGGGCACCCGGGCCACGTCGACTTCCTGCACGTGGACGGCGATCTCTACAGCTCCGCCAAGACCGTCCTTGACCTCTGCGGGCCGCGGCTGCACGCCGGCAGCATCGTGCACTTCGACGAGTTCTTCAACTTCCCCGGCTGGAAGAGGCACGAATACCGCGCCTGGACGGAGTACGTCGAGCGCACCGGCGTCGAGTTCGAGTACGTGGCCTACACCTACAACGACAACCAGGTCACGGTGAAGATCACGAAGGTGTAG
- a CDS encoding class I SAM-dependent methyltransferase, producing the protein MATYDRIGVGYALGRRTDPRWLAPLLDALGDAGTVLDVGSGTGSYEPPGRRVTAVEPSAEMIRQRPPGAAPVVRAVAEALPFAAGTFDAALAVLTVHHWPGWRRGLAELRRVARRQVVLAYDTGRHNDFWLVREYVPEVAELERSRPSASDVAAFLGARSVVPLPVPWDFTDGVFPAHWRRPEAYLDPAVRQACSALAQTAPDAVARGIARLRADLASGRWHEAHRDLLDLPEWDAGFRLVVA; encoded by the coding sequence ATGGCGACCTACGACCGCATCGGCGTCGGTTACGCGCTGGGCCGGCGGACCGACCCGCGCTGGCTCGCGCCGCTGCTCGACGCGCTGGGGGACGCGGGCACGGTGCTCGACGTCGGCTCCGGCACGGGATCCTACGAGCCGCCCGGGCGGCGGGTCACCGCCGTCGAGCCGTCCGCGGAGATGATCCGGCAACGCCCTCCCGGCGCCGCGCCGGTGGTGCGCGCGGTCGCGGAGGCCCTGCCGTTCGCGGCGGGCACGTTCGACGCCGCGCTCGCGGTGCTGACCGTGCACCACTGGCCCGGGTGGCGGCGCGGCCTCGCCGAACTGCGCCGGGTGGCGCGGCGGCAGGTCGTCCTGGCCTACGACACCGGGCGCCACAACGACTTCTGGCTGGTGCGCGAGTACGTGCCGGAGGTGGCGGAGCTGGAGCGGTCACGCCCGTCGGCGTCGGACGTCGCGGCTTTCCTGGGCGCGCGGAGCGTCGTCCCGCTGCCGGTGCCGTGGGACTTCACCGACGGCGTCTTCCCGGCCCACTGGCGGCGCCCGGAGGCCTACCTCGACCCGGCGGTGCGGCAGGCGTGCTCGGCCCTGGCCCAGACGGCACCTGACGCCGTGGCGCGCGGCATCGCCCGGCTGCGCGCGGACCTGGCGTCGGGTCGCTGGCACGAGGCGCACCGGGATCTGCTGGACCTCCCGGAGTGGGACGCGGGCTTCCGGCTCGTCGTCGCTTGA
- a CDS encoding NAD(P)-dependent oxidoreductase, with protein sequence MSRIIVFGAGGRAGQRVVAEATRRGHQVTAAVRDPGRHEGVAADVTDADSVAEVVAGHDAVISVAYAAGTASGEFFPAAARALADGLKRAGVSRLVVAGIGTTLETAPGVAVHDAPDFPAEHRAFSLGHAAELAVLRESGLDWLVVAPPPVVLGEGGGTGSYRTAVTTLLPAETFAYADFALALVDEATTPKHSRVLLAVA encoded by the coding sequence ATGAGCAGGATCATCGTGTTCGGCGCCGGCGGCCGGGCCGGACAGCGTGTCGTCGCCGAGGCGACCAGGAGGGGCCACCAGGTCACCGCGGCGGTGCGCGACCCGGGTCGCCACGAGGGGGTCGCGGCCGACGTCACCGACGCGGACAGCGTCGCGGAGGTGGTGGCCGGGCACGACGCGGTCATCAGCGTGGCCTACGCCGCCGGAACAGCGTCGGGCGAGTTCTTCCCGGCCGCCGCCCGCGCGCTGGCGGACGGCCTGAAGCGGGCCGGGGTGAGCCGGCTGGTCGTCGCCGGGATCGGGACGACGCTCGAGACGGCACCCGGCGTCGCGGTGCACGACGCGCCGGACTTCCCGGCCGAGCACCGCGCGTTCTCGCTGGGGCACGCGGCCGAACTGGCGGTGCTGCGCGAGAGCGGCCTGGACTGGCTGGTCGTCGCGCCGCCGCCGGTCGTGCTGGGCGAGGGCGGCGGCACGGGCTCCTACCGCACAGCCGTCACGACGCTCCTCCCGGCGGAGACGTTCGCCTACGCCGACTTCGCGCTCGCGCTGGTCGACGAGGCGACGACGCCGAAGCACTCGCGGGTGCTGCTGGCCGTGGCCTAA
- a CDS encoding proteasome assembly chaperone family protein encodes MGFDPDDLYEVDSDVPDLTGAVLLHHFEGFMDAGSAGRLLAEHLLSGEHRVVARFDVDRLIDYRSRRPTMTYAVDHWEDYDAPELVVHLLHDADETPFLLLAGPEPDHDWERFCAAVRNLVERWGVRLTAGFHGIPMGAPHTRPLGVTAHATRQDLVGEHQPLPNRLQVPGSAAALLEYRFGEWGHDAVGFAAHVPHYLAQLAYPTASLNLLDALGRATGLNLTVGELRGAADLAAAEIERQIAASDENAGDVVRALERQYDAFVEASEKGSLLAESVEHMPTAEELGTQFERFLAEQNGGETPER; translated from the coding sequence GTGGGATTCGATCCCGACGACCTGTACGAGGTGGACTCGGACGTCCCCGACCTGACCGGGGCGGTGTTGCTGCACCACTTCGAGGGGTTCATGGACGCGGGTTCGGCGGGTCGGCTGCTGGCCGAGCACCTGCTGAGCGGGGAGCACCGGGTGGTCGCGCGCTTCGACGTCGACCGCCTCATCGACTACCGCTCGCGGCGCCCGACGATGACCTACGCGGTGGACCACTGGGAGGACTACGACGCGCCGGAACTGGTCGTCCACCTGCTGCACGACGCCGACGAGACGCCGTTCCTGCTGCTGGCGGGCCCGGAGCCGGACCACGACTGGGAGCGGTTCTGCGCCGCTGTCCGGAACCTGGTCGAGCGCTGGGGCGTCCGGCTGACCGCCGGCTTCCACGGCATCCCGATGGGCGCGCCGCACACCCGCCCGCTCGGCGTCACCGCGCACGCCACCCGCCAGGACCTGGTCGGCGAGCACCAGCCGCTGCCCAACCGGCTGCAGGTGCCGGGCAGCGCCGCCGCGCTGCTGGAGTACCGCTTCGGCGAGTGGGGGCACGACGCGGTCGGTTTCGCCGCGCACGTGCCCCACTACCTCGCCCAGCTGGCCTACCCGACCGCGTCGCTCAACCTGCTCGACGCGCTGGGCCGCGCCACCGGACTGAACCTGACCGTCGGCGAGCTGCGCGGGGCCGCGGACCTCGCCGCCGCCGAGATCGAACGGCAGATCGCCGCGTCCGACGAGAACGCCGGCGACGTCGTCCGCGCGCTGGAGCGGCAGTACGACGCGTTCGTCGAGGCGTCCGAGAAGGGCAGCCTGCTCGCCGAGTCCGTCGAGCACATGCCGACCGCCGAGGAGCTCGGGACGCAGTTCGAGCGGTTCCTCGCCGAGCAGAACGGCGGCGAGACCCCGGAGCGTTAG
- a CDS encoding PH domain-containing protein — protein sequence MSWARKPPIGHAEAVSEHTESTALRLRPPAHRVSPRAIGYWTTTAAILWIVLIGVQTLIVATSDDAPAFLDVTLVISCVLGPLHLIVMPQWRYRVHRWEVTGEAVYTQAGWLKQQWRIAPISRIQTVDIERDPFEQLFGLAKITVTTASAAGPLRISGLRHDRALELADELTKTTQAIRGDAT from the coding sequence TTGTCCTGGGCACGCAAGCCACCGATCGGGCACGCTGAAGCAGTGAGCGAGCACACCGAGAGTACGGCCCTGCGGCTGCGGCCGCCGGCACACCGGGTCAGCCCCCGGGCCATCGGCTACTGGACGACGACCGCCGCGATCCTCTGGATCGTGCTGATCGGGGTGCAGACGCTCATCGTGGCGACCAGCGACGACGCACCCGCGTTCCTCGACGTGACGCTGGTGATCTCGTGCGTGCTCGGCCCGCTGCACCTGATCGTGATGCCGCAGTGGCGCTACCGCGTGCACCGCTGGGAGGTCACCGGGGAAGCCGTCTACACGCAGGCGGGCTGGCTGAAGCAGCAGTGGCGGATCGCGCCGATCTCGCGGATCCAGACCGTCGACATCGAGCGCGACCCGTTCGAACAGCTCTTCGGGCTGGCGAAGATCACGGTGACGACGGCGTCCGCGGCCGGCCCGCTGCGCATCTCGGGCCTGCGGCACGACCGCGCGCTGGAGCTGGCCGACGAGCTCACGAAGACGACCCAGGCGATCCGGGGGGACGCGACATGA